From the Halobellus litoreus genome, the window GGCTACAATAGTTCTCTCCGGCAGTGTCAGGTGGTTTCCGACGACACCGTCAGGCCGGTGAACTCGAATCGCGTCCCGCCGTCGTCGCTGTCGGTGACGGCGACGTCCCACCCGTGGCCGTCGGCGATCTGTTCGACGATCGCCAGTCCGAACCCGGTACCGCTCTCCTCGGAGGTGTATCCCCACTCGAACAGTCGCTCGGTCTGCTCGGTCCCGATACCCGGACCGTCGTCGGCGACGTAGAATCCGACCGCGTCCGGCGATTCGATGGGTTCGACGGTGAGATTCACGCCGGACTCGCAGTGCTGGACCGCGTTCCGAAAGAGGTTCTCCAGCAACTCCTGCAGGCGGGACGGGTCCGCCGAGAAGGTGAGCGTCGTCTCACAGTGAAGCGTCGCCTCCCCGGCCGAGACGGACCGCCACGCGCGACGGCTCACGTCCTCCAGCGCGACCGGCTCCTGTGCGCCGACAGCGTCGCCCTCCCGCACCAACGCCAGTAGTTCGTCGACGAGTTCGTCCATCCGATCGACGGCGTCCTGCGCCGCCTCGAAGTGCTTCGGATCACCCGTTTCGCGTGCGAGGTCGAGGTGGCCGTCGACGACAGAGATCGGGTTCCGGAGGTCGTGTGAGAGCACCTGCGCGAACTGTTCGAGTCTGTCGATCTTCTCTTCGAGTTGCCGCCGGTGTTCCACTCGCTCGGAGACGTCCCGAAGGATGGCGACCATCCGCGTCGGCGACCCCCCGTCGTCGAGCACCGCGCCCGAGATCTCGGTGGGGACCCGCTCGCCGTCCCTGGTGAGACACGACAGGTCGTCCGTCCACCCCGACCCGGACTCTCTGACCTCCGAGATGAACTGGTCACGGACGCGGTCGATGTCGTCCGGATGGATGGCCGCGGGATCCATCCCCAGAAGCGTCTCCTCGGCGTATCCCAGCAACTCACACGACGCGGGATTGACTTCCACGATCTCCTCGGCGGCGAAATCGACGATCATAATCGCATCGTTACTGTGCCGGAAGAGCTTCCGGTATCGCTCCCCGAGAGCGGTGTTCGACCGATCGGCGGAGGGCGTTGCCGACCCGGAGCGATCGTTATCTCGTGGCATTTTGGGGTCCGTTTCCGTGGATCATCGGCAGTCTGGGATGCGCGACTTCACCGGCTAATTAGATATACTTTGTTGCCCGGAGAGACGGAGACGGGGTCGGAATCGGCTTCGGCGGTCTGGGGGGAGGTGACGCCGGTTGCCGATCCCATCGGGATGTGGTCCCTGACGCATATAATTTCGCGGCAACCACGGGGTAACGAAGTGACCGGGACGTAACCGTGGTGCCGGGGGAGTCGGGGTGTCGATCCGGCACGCGGGTAACACCGCTCACGGGGTAACCAAGCGGTTACCGCACAATTAGGTGCGTCGGCACGAATCGAGCGGGCATATGGGTTCAGAGACCTCGGAGAACGGATCGGACGCGACCGTCAGCTGGTACAAGGCGCTCTCCCCTGACGAGCTGCCGGAAGGCCGAGTGAAAGCGGTCAGCTGCGGCGGGGAGACCGTCGCGGTGACCCACTACGACGGCGAGTACGCCGCGCTCGACAACGACTGCCCGCACCAGGGGGGCCCGCTGGGAGAGGGATCGATCGAGGCCGGGTGTCTCCGCTGTCCCTGGCACGGCTGGGACTTCGACCCGCTCACGGGGGAGACGCCCGGCCCGCACGACGACCGCGTCGGGACGTACCCGGTCGAGGAGCGGGAGGACGGCATCTACGTCGGATTCCCGCAAGAAGACCCCCACGAGCGAACGGTTTCGGACGTGATCGCCGAGACGCTCGTCAACTGGGGCGTCAGACACGTCTGGGGCATCGTCGGGCACTCGAACCTCGGCCTCGCCGACGCGCTGCGTCGAGAGGCCGACCGGGGGACCCTCTCGTACTACGGCGTCCGTCACGAGGGGGCGGGAGCGTTCGCCGCGTCCGCCTACGGGAAACTCACCGGTCGCCCCGCCGCCTGTTTCTCCATCGCCGGCCCCGGCGCGACGAATATGCTCACGGGGCTGTGGGACGCGAACGTCGACCGATCGCCGACGATCGCGCTCACCGGCCAGGTGGACTCGCAGGTGCTCGGTACCGGGAACTTCCAGGAAGTCGACCTCGAGGCCGCCTACGGCGACGTGGCCGAGTTCGAGGCGACCGTCCTGCCGGACAGCCGACACGCCGAACTCGCGACGCGGGCGGCGAAGACGGCGATCCTCGAACGGGGCGTCTCCCACCTGATCTTCCCCGACGAGATCCAGACGCAACCGGCGGCGGGCGTCGACGCCGGCGACCCAGAGGGGCGGATCACCGACCGGGACATCAGTCCCCCCGAAGACGCCCTCTCGGACGCGGTCGAACTGCTGGAGACCGCAGAGCGGCCGGTCATCGTCGTGGGGCACGGGGCCCGCTTCGAGATGGACGGGATCGTCGAACTCGCCGAGCGGTTCGACTGTCCGATACTGACGACGTTCAAGGCGAAGGGCCAGGTTCCAGATTCCCACCCCCTCGCCGCCGGGGTCCTCGGGCGGAGCGGGACGCCGATCGCGAGTCACTTCATGAACGAGTCGGACCTATTGGCGGTCTTCGGCGCGAGCTTCTCGAATCACACCGGCATCGCGGAGTACAAGCCGATCATCCACGTCGACTACGACGCGATGACGCTCGGGAAGTTTCACAGCGTCGACGTCCCGGTGTGGGGCGAGATCGGCGTCACCGTCGGTGAGCTCCGGGAGCGACTCGGCGACGACCTCGCCGCCGAGAGCCAGCGCGAGGAACTCGCAGAGCGGTGGGAAATCTGGCGCGAGGAGAAGGCGACGCGCCGGGGGGAACCGCCCGAGAGAGGCGTCAACTACGCCACCGTTTTCGACGCGATGAGTCGGGTCGTCCCCGACGACGCCATCATCCCCGTCGACGTGGGGAACAACACCTACGCGTTCGGTCGGTACTTCGAACCGGCGGGGCAGGCGGTGTTGATGTCCGGTTACCTCGGCTCGATCGGGTTCGCGTTCCCGGCGGCGCTGGGCGCGTGGGCGGCGACGCGAGAACCCGAGTCGCGCTTCTCCGGTCGGCCCGTGGTCTCCGTCTCCAGCGACGGCGGGTTCGGCCAGTACCTGAGCGAGTTCACGACGGCGGTGAAGTACGAGATGGACCTCACGCACGTCTTGCTCAACGACGACGAACTCGGGAAGATCAGCAAGGAGCAGCGCACGGGCGGGTGGGACGTCTGGCAGACCGACCTCGTCAACCCGGACTTCGCGGCCTTCGCGGAGAACTGCGGCGGTCACGGTGTCCGCGTCAAGAACGAAGACGACCTCGAAGCCGCGCTGGAAGAGGCGATCGCGTACGACGGCCCGGCGCTCGTCGAGATCCTCACCGACTCGGACCCAGTGTGAGGGTCGCTCACGGCACCGTCTCCCGGTGTTGCAAAGGGATTACACGGCCGCCGCGTTACTTTATGAGTCCGGCGCGGTTGGTCTCGCGTGACCGGGACGCCGCCGACTCGGGACGCGGTCGCCGCACCCGTTCGTACTGCGGCGGCATTCCGGTGCGATCCGACGCTGACGCAGGACAATTATGACACGCGATCCATCCGATACCGATCAGGACCGACTGCGGGCGAACCGACGAGCAGTAGCCGACCAGCGCTGGCGGGCGCCAACGCGGAGGGGACGATGAGCCGGCCGGCCGCAGACGATCCCCGACGCGTCGCGACGTGGAGCGAGCTGGCCGACCGGGAACCGACACACGCGCGGGTCGAGGGCGTCGACCTCGTCGTCATCCGGTACGACGGGGAGGTCTCGGTCCTCTACGGTCGGTGTCTCCACCGCGGGGTGTTGCTCGGCGACGGCCGCGTCGACGGGCACAACCTCATCTGCGGCGTTCACGGGTGGGACTACCGCGTCGACACGGGCATCAGCGAGTACGACAACTCGGAGGTTCTCGCGAAGTTCACCGCGTGGGTCGACGAGGACGAGGACGTCGTGTTCGTCGACGGGAGCGAGGTCGCCGAGTGGGCCGAGGACAACCCGCAGCCATACGACGAGCCCGAAGCGGCCGACAGCGCGGCGAACCCCGAGTTCTACGGCGATCCCGACGAAGACGCGGATCCCCACACCCACTACATCCAGAAGCTCGCCCAGCGGGGCGCGGAGGGAATCGGTGAGCACGGGAGCGTCTCGGCGATGGGCGTCCCACGATCCGAACTGCCCAGCTGGGACGACCTGCAGATACTGACGGCGCAGCTCGCCCGCACCCCGCTCGACGACGAGGCGCCCGTCGACACGGAACTGGTGATCGGACCGAGCGCCGAGAACCCGCTGGAACTCGACATCCCGATCTTCGTCAGCGATATGAGCTTCGGTGCGCTCAGCGAGGAGGCCAAGATCGCAATCTCGAAGGGGGCCGAACGGGCGGGGACCGGCGTCTGCTCCGGCGAGGGTGGGATGCTTCCCGAGGAGCAGGCGGCCAACTCGCGGTACTTCTACGAGTACGCGACCGGGAAGTTCGGCTGGGACCTCGACCTCGTCGAACGTGTGCAGGCGTTCCACTTCAAGGCCGGCCAGGGGGCGAAGACCGGGACCGGCGGCCACCTCCCGGGCGAGAAGGTGCAGGGTCGTATCGCGGAGGTCCGCGACCTCGAACCCGGGACGGACGCGGTGAGTCCCTCGCGGTTCGACGACCTGCGAACGCCCGAAGACTTCGCCGCGATGGCCGACCGCGTCCGCGAGGTCGGCGGCGGGATCCCCGTCGGGTTCAAGCTCTCCGCCCAGCACGTCGAGGACGACATCGACTTCGCGCTCGACGCCGGCGCGGACTACGTCATCCTGGACGGACGGGGCGGCGGGACCGGTGCGGCGCCGGACGTGTTCAAGAACAACATCTCCGTGCCGACGATGGCAGCGCTGGCTCGCGCCCGGCGGCACCTCGACGCGCGCGGTCGCTCCGACGTGACGCTCATCGCGACGGGCGGCCTCCGCACGGAGTCGGATTTCATCAAGGCGATGGCGCTCGGCGCCGACGGCGTCGCAGTCGCCAACTCCGCGATGCAGGCGATCGGCTGTCTCGGGATGCGGGCCTGCGACTCGAACAACTGCCCAGTCGGGATCGCGACCCAGCGGGAGGACCTCCGGAACCGGGTCGTGATCGATTCCGCCGCCGAGGGCCTGCAGAACTTCTTCGAGGCGACGGTTTCGTTGATGAAGGTGATGGCCAGAGCCTGCGGACACGACAGCCTCTCGGGATTCGAGCGCCGCGATCTGACGACCTGGAAGGAGGAGATCGCCGATCTGACCGGCGTCGAGTACGCGGGGGTCGGCCGATGACAGGCCGGCGGACGCCGTATAAAACTGTCGCTCACGTGTACGGCCGGAGGCGGCGCGCGGTAGCGACATTATCGTTCGACACGTTTCGTGAGCTATGGAGACGAGCGCGACAGCCCCGGACCCGACACCGGAACGGGCGGACGTCATCCCCGATTCCTATGCCGTCCACGTGGGCGCAGAGCGCATCGACGTCTGGCAGTACCGGATCACCATCTCCGATCCGGACGGGGCGTGGCACTTCGTCGAGACGCTCGACCGGGAGAAGGACCCGAAACTCTCGATGGACCAGGCGTCGCCGATGCCGCCGACCGCGGCGGGATACTGGATATACAGCCGAACCTACGACTGCGAACTGGACTGTGAGTAGCGGCATCGACCGCGGCCCGGCGAGCGTCGAGCGCGTCTCGACATCGGACGAGCCGGAACCCGCGCTCGGTTCCGCGCCGTTGGGATGGGTCTTTAGGCCCGGGGGGCGTGCGTAGCGGTATGATATCAAATACCAGACTCTACGGCGCGGCGATCGCCTTCGCCTCCGGCCTGTACTCGCTGTGGAGCGCGTCGATGGCGACGCAGATGACGACGAGCGGGTGGCTGATGGGCCTCCTCGGCGTCGTCGTGCTCGTCCACGGCGCGATCCTGCTCACCGGCTACGCGGCCAGCCTCGGCGACGCCAGCGGTCCGCTGATGATCGTCTACTCGCTCGTGATGCTCCTCAATCAGGCTCTCCTCGGGACCGGGATGATGAACGGCGGCGCGATGGGCGGGAGCCAGATGGGGATGAACGGCGGGATGGGCGGCAGCCCGATGACCGCCGGGATGGGGTGGGACGCCGGGATGGTCGCTCTCGCCGCGCTGATGCTGGTGAGCGGCGTGATAATGACCCGGGACGGGAGTGCCAGTACCGATGGGATGTGAGCCGTCGTCACTCTAACGTATGAACGTCAGATCCGTCCTCCCGAGAGACGCGATTCCGAGTATCGACGACCCGACGTTCGGCCGGGGTTACGTCGGCGAGGACGACGACGAGGTCATCGTCGTCGACGACGCGTCGCCGGCGCGCGCGTACCCGGTCCGGATCCTCAGTTACCACGAGATCGTCAACGACGCCGTCGGCGGGCGACCGATCGCCGTGACTTGGTGTCCGATCTGCTGGAGCGCGGCGGTCTACGACCGGACCGTCGACGGCCGGACGCTGACGTTCGGGACGTCGGGAAAGCTCGCCGACGACGCCCTGGTGATGTACGACCGGGAGACGGGCACGGAGTGGCAGCAGACGACCGGAAGGGCGATCGCCGGCGAACTGGAGGGAGAACGGCTACGAACGCTCGCGGCGCCGATCACGACCTGGGAGCGCTTCGCGGCGGAGTACCCCGACGGCGTGGTCCTCCAGCCGGTCCGCGGGGGCGAGGCGGAGCCCGGCCGATCCGCCCGGGACGCCTACGACATACGCTCGTACGATATGGGACCGTACGAGCGCTACGCCCGGAGCGACGAGTTCGGCCTCTACGGGATGCGCGGCGAGGGCCGAAAGCGGACTTGGGACCGAAAGGACGTGGACGCGAAAACGGTCGTTCTCGGCGTCGAACGCGACGACGAGGCGGTAGGCTATCCGATCGATCATCTCGAAGCCGTCGGGGGCGTCGTCACAGATTCGGTGGGCGGTCTCGACGTGGTGGTGTTCGCCGCGGACGGACGCGGCGGGGTCTTCGAGGATCCGGGATTCGCCTTCGAGACCTCCCCGGGGACGGTCCGCGGCGACGGTGCGACGTGGGACCCGACCACGGGGCGGAGCTCCGACGGGCGGTGGCTGGACCGGGTCCCCGCGCGGCGGCTGTTCGCGTTCGCCTGGCAGGACGCACACGGCCCGGATTCGTTCGCCGGAACCTGAGTCTGCCGTCCGGACGGAACCGCCGAGCGAGTAGCCGTCCGTCGGTCATAGGCCCGTCTCGACTGTGTGCGCGCGCTACAACAGCCGCGTACGTTCAAATACCGGAACAGAGACCACACAACGTAATGGGCGCGACAGACGGTTCGACACCGGCGATGGTATCGGGATCCGATTCGACGAGGTGGCTGTCCTACGGCGGCGCGGTATTCACCGCGCTCGTCGCGGGCATCCACCTGTTCCATCCCGATCACGGGATACTCGGGCTGGCGAGCGCGCTGACCGCGAACCCGGCCGCGCTCGCGTTCGACCCCCGTCCCGTGGCGTTCGTGCTCTCGGCGACGGGGCTGTTCGTCGGACTCTCGCTGAGCCGGAACGCGCCGAACCGCCGACCCTACTACGCCGCCGGCGTCCTGCTCGCCGCGACGTACTTCCTCGGATACTTCGCCTGGCACTTCACCGGTCACGGCGGGTTCCTCCCCGGCCGCGAGCCGCTGTTTCACGGTCTCTCACCCGTCGAGAACGTCGTGGTCCACATCACTGGTGACGCCTGGGCCGCGGCCTCGAAACTGGCCGAGGCGGGGATGATCGCAACGCTGAGCCTGCTGTACCGACGGGGGTGACCGGTAGCGACGCCCGACTGGCCTTGTCCGCCCGTTCGCGATCGGATCGAGTGTGAAGCGTACTTGCCAACCGGAGACACGCTTTTTTATATTGCCGCTGACTGACAGCGTATGACGGAGGACCTCCCTACCGAGGAGTACGAAGTCGTCGTCGTCGGCGGTGGGCCGGCCGGACAGACCGCGGCGCTCTACAGCACCCGTCTCGGACACCAGACGGCGCTGGTCGACCGCGGCGGCGGACGCGCCGCGATGATGCAAGAGGTGCACAACCTCATCGGGGTTCGAGAGGAGACGAGCGGGAACGAGTTCCTCGGCGTCGGGAAGGAACAGCTCGAGGAGTACGGCTGTGACCTCCACCGAGATATGCTCACCTCCTGTCACCGGACCGAGGACGACGCGGTCGAGCTGTGCGGAAACAGTGCAAACTACCGGGCGCAGTACGTCGTGCTCGCGACGGGGTTCAACGACGTGCGGCCGGAGCCGCCGCTCCCCCGGACCGGCCGCGGTCTCCACTACTGTCTGCACTGCGACGCCCATATGTTCGTCGACGAGTCGGTGTACGTGATGGGCCACTCCGAGAGTGCGGCCCACGTCGCCGCGATTATGCTGAACTTCACCGACGAGGTCGACCTGCTCACCCGCGGGGACGACCCCGAGTGGAGCGACGAGACGGATCAGATGTTGAGAAACCACCCCATCGACGTGATTCACGAGGACGTTTCCGGCGTGCAGAACGGCGAGGACGGCTGGCTGAAGGCCCTGGAGTTCGAGGACGGGTCGGTCCGCGAGTACAAGGGCGGGTTCGCGATGTACGGCGCGGAGTACAACAACGGCCTCGCGCGAGAACTCGGCTGCGACCGCAACGACGACGGCACCGTCGCCGTCGACGACCACGGACAGACCTCCGTCGAGGAGGTGTACGCGGTCGGCGACCTGACGCCCGGGCACAACCAGGTCCCGATCGCCCTGGCGGACGGCGCGAAGGCCGGCATCTCGATCCACTTCGGGCTCCGGGACTTCCCCCGGGACCCGGACGTCGTCGAGGAGGCGGGGCCGGTCCGCTCCGAGGAGGTCCCAGGAATACCCGACGACTTGCTCGAACAGGCGGTCGACTTCCACACTTACGACTGAGACGGCCGACCGGAGAACCGCACTCCCGACGCCACGGCGGTTGGATCTCTGAACCGGATTACCGTCGGGTAGCTTCCACATTCATTACCCGGCGCGCCGAGTGTGACCGTATGCAGGAGTTCGACTTTCTGGTCATCGGTTCTGGTTCTGGACTCGACGTGGCGAACGTCGCGGCCAATCAGGGACAGTCCGTCGCCGTCGTCGAGAAGGGACCGCTCGGCGGAACGTGTCTCAACCGGGGCTGCATCCCCTCGAAGCACCTGCTGTACCACGCGGACGTCCTCGAGACGATCGAGCGCGCCGACGAGTTCCACATCGACGCGACCGTCGACGGCGTCGGCTTCGCCGACATCGTCCGCGAGGTGAACGAGGAGGTCGAGGCCGACTCCGAGTCCATCCGCAGCGGCCTTCGCTCGTCGTCGCAGCACGAACTGTTCGAGGGCGAGGGGCGGTTCGTCGACGACCGGACCGTCGAGGTGTCGGGCGGGGAAGACGACGGGGCGCGCCTCCGCGCGGACACCGTCCTGATCGCCGCCGGCACCCGTCCGTCGGTCCCGCCCATTGACGGCATCGACGACGTGGAGTTCCTGACCAGTACCGAGGCCCTGCAACTGGAGACGCCGCCCGAGCACCTGGTGATCGTCGGCGGCGGGTACATCGCGGCCGAACTCGGGCACTTCTTCGGGACGTTCGGGAGCGAGGTGACGGTCGTCGGTCGCCGCCCGAACCTCCTGCCCGAGGCCGACGCGGAGGTCGCCGAGGCGTTCACCGAACGCTACGCCGATCGCTTCACCGTTCACACGGGCCACGCCGCCACCGCTGTCTCGGAAGATGACGGATACGTGACCGTCGAGGCGCGGCCGTACCAGTACGGCGACGACGGCGGCATCGTCGAAGACGCGGATCCCGTGATGGTGACCGGCGACGAACTGCTCGTCGCCGCGGGGCGGGTGCCCAACACCGACACGCTGAACCTCGACGCGGCCTGCGTCGAGACGGACGCGCGGGGGTTCGTCGAGACCGACGAGTACCTGCGAACGACCGCCGAGGGCGTGTGGGCGCTCGGCGACATCGTCGGCGAGTACCTGCTCAAACACAGCGCCAACCACGAGGCGCGGGCCGTCGCGCGAAACGTCTTCGGCAACGAGCCGGAACCGGTCGATTACAGCGCGATGCCGTTCGCCGTCTTCGCGTCGCCGGAAGTCGCGGGCGTCGGTGCCTCGGAGAGCGACCTCCGCGCCGCCGAGCGCGAGTACGCGACGAACACCTACCGCTACGGGGACACCGCCCGCGGCGACGCGATGAAGGCCGAGGGGTTCGTGAAGGTGCTGATCGACCTGGAGGGCGAGATTCTGGGCTGTCACGTCATCGGTCCGGAGGCGTCCTCGCTGATCCAGGAGGTCGTCGTCGCGATGAAATCCGGATCGGGGACCGTCCGGGACGTCCGCGAGGCCGTCCACGTCCACCCGGCGTTACCGGAGGTCGTCCAGCGGGCGTTCTCCGGGCAGTTCACCCGCGGTGGCGGCGGACACCGACACGACCACTGATTTCCGGTTACGCGCGTGTAACTCCGTTACCGGTTCGTTCGCGTGAGCTTTTGATGCACCCGAGAGTAGCAGAGAGCGGATGACGAAAGCAGCGATCATAATTCTGGCAGGCACGGAGGGACACGCAAACGTCGGTCGAGTCGTGAACGGACTCGAGACCGCGAAGGAGTTCGCCGAGACCGAGGGCGACGAGGTCGAACTCATCTTCGACGGCGCGGGGACCCAGTGGATCCCGGAGCTCGAAGACGAGGACAGCGATTACCACGGACTCTATCGGGCCGTCCGCGAGAACGCCTCGGTATGTGACTTCTGCTCCGGCGCATTCGGCGTCGCGGACGCCGTCGCCGACGCCGGCGTCGTGACGCTCGACGACCACGACGGCCACCCGAGCATCCGCTCGCTGGTCGACGACGATTACGAGATCATCACGTTCTGAAACGGACGGGTGTCGCTACGTGCCGGCGATCGCTCCCTCGGTATTTCGATCGTCGGTGAGAGAGGACAGCCGTCCGGGTACGGCGCGAACCGGTTGCGCCGTCGACAACGGAACCACTATTTTCGAACGGCGCGAACGCGAGGGCAGGTCGATCGACGAATGGAGGACACCGACGACAGATGGTAACGCTCACGTGGACGCTGGTCGCGGCGGTGACGCTCGTCGTCGTCGTCGCCGGAGCCACGAACGGCCTGGCCGGGTTCGGGTTCGCCGTCGTCGGCACGATGGCGCTCGCGACCGTGATCGATCCGGCGACGTCCGTCGTGTTCATGATCGTCCCGATCCTCGCGGTCAACGTCTCGCTGGTGCGCGACCTCTCCCCGCGGGAGCTACGGACCTGCAGTCGCCGCTTCTGGCCGCTGATCGCTGCCGCGCTGGTCGGAACCGTCGTCGGGATGGCCGTCCTCGAGAGCCTGCCCGAGGCACCGCTCCGCGTCGGCCTCGGGATCCTCTCGCTGGGGTTCGTGCTCGTCGCCCAACAGCGGGTCCCGCTCCCGGCGTGGTTGACCCTCAGCGACAGCGAGGTCGGGCAGACGCCGCTGGCGATGGCCGTCGTCGGCGGCGTCTCGGGCCTCCTGTTCGGCGGCACCAACGTCGGCGTGCAACTGATCGCGTACCTCCGGAGCTTCGATCTCTCGCACGGCCTGTTCGTCGGCGTCGTCGCGCTGGTGTTCCTCGGACTGAACGGGATTCGGGTCGCTATCGCGGCCGCCTTCGGACTCTACCCGAGCGCGGCCGTCGCCGGCGCCTCCCTCCTCGCGGTCGTTCCCGCCGTCGCGGGCGTCGCAGTCGGCAAGCGCCTCCGATCGGCGGTCGGCGAGCGCCCCCGACGGGCCCTCGTGCTCGGACTGCTGACCCTCGTGGGCGTTCGTCTCGTCACTGGGGGACTCGGCATCGCGTGAGAAACCGGCCGAGCGGCGGGCGTCGCGCGCCGCCGTTCACCGACGGACTGGAGACCCCCGGCGCAGTGGTCACTCGCTCCGTGCGAACCGGTAGGTCAGCACCTCGTCGCTGTCGTCCCACTCGAAGTCGCCCGGGTGGACTCGCTTCATTCGCTCCTTGTACGCCGCGAGCGACTCCGATCCCTCGCGCCGCGCGTCGGCGTCGGTGAACTCGCCGAGCGTCCGCCGCTCGACGCTCGTCACCTCGAACGCCTCGCCGTCGATCTCGAAGGTGTCGCCCTCGCTCGCGTACCGGTTGCTCGCCCCGCGGGTCAACTGGGTGATCTCTCCGTCGCGGACGGACTGCTGGACGCGGTCGTTGGGCAGGATGTCGTCGGCGTCGATCTCCGCCATACCCCCCCTTACACTGCCACCGTCAAAATCCCATCGCGTCTGTTCCTCCCTCCGAAGCCGACGGGACCAAGGTTTACCGTTCCTGGCGGCGAGTCGATACGTATGGCCGCCCTGAAGTCCCTCCGTCCAGCCGCCGGTGCACTGGCACGAAACCCGATACTCGCCGCCGTGGTCGCCGTCTTCGGACTGATTCAGCTGCCGCAACTGGCGCTCCAGACCGCACAGCCGCTACTGGCGGCGCTCGTGTCGCTCGCGCTGACCGGCGTGTTGATCGTGGTTGCACCGTTTTTCCAGGGCGGTATCATCGGGATGGCCGACGAGGCGCTATCGGGCACCACGGGCCTCGACACGCTCGTCACCGAGGGGACGTCCAACTACGTCAGCCTCCTCGTCGCGTATCTGGCCGTACTCGCGGTGAACTTCACCGTCGGACT encodes:
- a CDS encoding glutamate synthase-related protein produces the protein MSRPAADDPRRVATWSELADREPTHARVEGVDLVVIRYDGEVSVLYGRCLHRGVLLGDGRVDGHNLICGVHGWDYRVDTGISEYDNSEVLAKFTAWVDEDEDVVFVDGSEVAEWAEDNPQPYDEPEAADSAANPEFYGDPDEDADPHTHYIQKLAQRGAEGIGEHGSVSAMGVPRSELPSWDDLQILTAQLARTPLDDEAPVDTELVIGPSAENPLELDIPIFVSDMSFGALSEEAKIAISKGAERAGTGVCSGEGGMLPEEQAANSRYFYEYATGKFGWDLDLVERVQAFHFKAGQGAKTGTGGHLPGEKVQGRIAEVRDLEPGTDAVSPSRFDDLRTPEDFAAMADRVREVGGGIPVGFKLSAQHVEDDIDFALDAGADYVILDGRGGGTGAAPDVFKNNISVPTMAALARARRHLDARGRSDVTLIATGGLRTESDFIKAMALGADGVAVANSAMQAIGCLGMRACDSNNCPVGIATQREDLRNRVVIDSAAEGLQNFFEATVSLMKVMARACGHDSLSGFERRDLTTWKEEIADLTGVEYAGVGR
- a CDS encoding NAD(P)/FAD-dependent oxidoreductase, giving the protein MTEDLPTEEYEVVVVGGGPAGQTAALYSTRLGHQTALVDRGGGRAAMMQEVHNLIGVREETSGNEFLGVGKEQLEEYGCDLHRDMLTSCHRTEDDAVELCGNSANYRAQYVVLATGFNDVRPEPPLPRTGRGLHYCLHCDAHMFVDESVYVMGHSESAAHVAAIMLNFTDEVDLLTRGDDPEWSDETDQMLRNHPIDVIHEDVSGVQNGEDGWLKALEFEDGSVREYKGGFAMYGAEYNNGLARELGCDRNDDGTVAVDDHGQTSVEEVYAVGDLTPGHNQVPIALADGAKAGISIHFGLRDFPRDPDVVEEAGPVRSEEVPGIPDDLLEQAVDFHTYD
- a CDS encoding two-component system sensor histidine kinase NtrB; translated protein: MPRDNDRSGSATPSADRSNTALGERYRKLFRHSNDAIMIVDFAAEEIVEVNPASCELLGYAEETLLGMDPAAIHPDDIDRVRDQFISEVRESGSGWTDDLSCLTRDGERVPTEISGAVLDDGGSPTRMVAILRDVSERVEHRRQLEEKIDRLEQFAQVLSHDLRNPISVVDGHLDLARETGDPKHFEAAQDAVDRMDELVDELLALVREGDAVGAQEPVALEDVSRRAWRSVSAGEATLHCETTLTFSADPSRLQELLENLFRNAVQHCESGVNLTVEPIESPDAVGFYVADDGPGIGTEQTERLFEWGYTSEESGTGFGLAIVEQIADGHGWDVAVTDSDDGGTRFEFTGLTVSSETT
- a CDS encoding dihydrolipoyl dehydrogenase, coding for MQEFDFLVIGSGSGLDVANVAANQGQSVAVVEKGPLGGTCLNRGCIPSKHLLYHADVLETIERADEFHIDATVDGVGFADIVREVNEEVEADSESIRSGLRSSSQHELFEGEGRFVDDRTVEVSGGEDDGARLRADTVLIAAGTRPSVPPIDGIDDVEFLTSTEALQLETPPEHLVIVGGGYIAAELGHFFGTFGSEVTVVGRRPNLLPEADAEVAEAFTERYADRFTVHTGHAATAVSEDDGYVTVEARPYQYGDDGGIVEDADPVMVTGDELLVAAGRVPNTDTLNLDAACVETDARGFVETDEYLRTTAEGVWALGDIVGEYLLKHSANHEARAVARNVFGNEPEPVDYSAMPFAVFASPEVAGVGASESDLRAAEREYATNTYRYGDTARGDAMKAEGFVKVLIDLEGEILGCHVIGPEASSLIQEVVVAMKSGSGTVRDVREAVHVHPALPEVVQRAFSGQFTRGGGGHRHDH
- a CDS encoding DUF3179 domain-containing protein produces the protein MNVRSVLPRDAIPSIDDPTFGRGYVGEDDDEVIVVDDASPARAYPVRILSYHEIVNDAVGGRPIAVTWCPICWSAAVYDRTVDGRTLTFGTSGKLADDALVMYDRETGTEWQQTTGRAIAGELEGERLRTLAAPITTWERFAAEYPDGVVLQPVRGGEAEPGRSARDAYDIRSYDMGPYERYARSDEFGLYGMRGEGRKRTWDRKDVDAKTVVLGVERDDEAVGYPIDHLEAVGGVVTDSVGGLDVVVFAADGRGGVFEDPGFAFETSPGTVRGDGATWDPTTGRSSDGRWLDRVPARRLFAFAWQDAHGPDSFAGT
- a CDS encoding thiamine pyrophosphate-binding protein, whose translation is MGSETSENGSDATVSWYKALSPDELPEGRVKAVSCGGETVAVTHYDGEYAALDNDCPHQGGPLGEGSIEAGCLRCPWHGWDFDPLTGETPGPHDDRVGTYPVEEREDGIYVGFPQEDPHERTVSDVIAETLVNWGVRHVWGIVGHSNLGLADALRREADRGTLSYYGVRHEGAGAFAASAYGKLTGRPAACFSIAGPGATNMLTGLWDANVDRSPTIALTGQVDSQVLGTGNFQEVDLEAAYGDVAEFEATVLPDSRHAELATRAAKTAILERGVSHLIFPDEIQTQPAAGVDAGDPEGRITDRDISPPEDALSDAVELLETAERPVIVVGHGARFEMDGIVELAERFDCPILTTFKAKGQVPDSHPLAAGVLGRSGTPIASHFMNESDLLAVFGASFSNHTGIAEYKPIIHVDYDAMTLGKFHSVDVPVWGEIGVTVGELRERLGDDLAAESQREELAERWEIWREEKATRRGEPPERGVNYATVFDAMSRVVPDDAIIPVDVGNNTYAFGRYFEPAGQAVLMSGYLGSIGFAFPAALGAWAATREPESRFSGRPVVSVSSDGGFGQYLSEFTTAVKYEMDLTHVLLNDDELGKISKEQRTGGWDVWQTDLVNPDFAAFAENCGGHGVRVKNEDDLEAALEEAIAYDGPALVEILTDSDPV